From the genome of Pseudomonadota bacterium, one region includes:
- a CDS encoding ABC transporter ATP-binding protein/permease — protein MYYPFLYISLELPKLIVNKAIENDDGGPPFDFYIFGFDIQSGLEQITFLVVLSVLYLGAVFINGGFKYYINVYKGRMGERLLRLLRYQLYNRILRFPLPQFRKVSQGELIPIITAEVEPLGGFIGTAFADPLFFGGQLVIIITFIVFQDPVLGVAAISLYPAQVYLIPRLQRKVNALAKARVLNVRRLSDHISESVSGIIEVHSHNASQYELAKFASRLARIYDIRHELFRRKFFIKFLNNFIDKLTPFFFFSIGGYLVIQGELTFGALVAVLAAYRELAAPWKELLSWYQQKEDIRIKYQQIVEQFDPPNITKPELILEAPPKIPHLQGDIVANVSLFDENGVFNLKDTSLSIPLNQHVAVLGNVESGKSELAMLLARLIKPSHGKITIGGQDTALMPEAITGRRIAYAGPNGHLNSCSIHENLVYGLNHITKGTPVLDLHKTLNSSADVKTHSLGSPDCLCESDWIDYSAAGVAGREELHARILEVLKEVQLDREIYKIGLHEKINPIHQSDISDKMIIARKVLQERLSSNANLAKFVELFDKDLYNLNATVGENLLFGTPLNHQFKAEGAAEQECIRAVLDDHGLTDAFLEIGKKIAETMIELFSDLPPEHEFFQTYSFISSEQLPNFQQLVARIAGGNIIEEKDRVKLLSLPFQLAPARHRLGLITKELQAKILSARHALLNDMPAELAEGVSFFEEERFNPEVSIQENILFGKLVHGFAAGEEQIGNAITEIIDELDLRGAVISVGLGSQVGVGGALLSGAQRQKISIGRCIIKNPDLLILDGAIDTLEKKSQEEIIEKILLSRTGRGIIWVMNTPHRLDLFDHVVLMKNGSIVRQGSPDSMAKHVNAEGS, from the coding sequence TTGTACTACCCCTTTCTCTACATATCTCTTGAATTGCCAAAACTAATTGTCAACAAGGCAATTGAGAACGATGACGGTGGCCCGCCTTTTGATTTTTATATTTTTGGTTTTGACATCCAATCCGGGCTCGAGCAGATAACATTCCTTGTAGTGCTTAGCGTACTGTACCTCGGTGCTGTTTTTATCAATGGTGGGTTCAAATATTACATTAACGTATATAAAGGTCGAATGGGAGAACGATTGCTTCGGCTCCTGCGATATCAATTATATAATCGAATATTACGGTTTCCCCTTCCGCAGTTCCGAAAGGTCAGTCAGGGGGAGTTAATTCCAATAATTACCGCAGAAGTTGAACCGCTAGGCGGCTTCATAGGAACTGCCTTTGCAGATCCCCTATTTTTTGGCGGTCAATTAGTGATTATTATTACCTTTATAGTTTTCCAAGACCCGGTTCTAGGAGTTGCGGCTATCTCACTTTACCCAGCTCAGGTTTATCTCATTCCGAGACTACAGCGTAAAGTTAATGCGTTAGCTAAGGCCAGAGTGCTCAACGTTCGGCGGCTGTCAGACCATATCAGCGAGTCGGTGTCCGGAATTATCGAGGTGCACTCCCATAATGCAAGTCAGTATGAGTTGGCAAAATTTGCCAGTCGCCTAGCTCGTATTTATGACATTCGCCACGAGCTTTTCCGACGGAAATTTTTTATAAAGTTTCTCAATAATTTTATTGATAAGTTAACACCATTCTTTTTCTTTTCTATTGGCGGGTATCTTGTAATTCAAGGTGAACTGACATTTGGCGCCTTGGTCGCAGTACTCGCAGCTTATAGAGAATTGGCGGCCCCATGGAAGGAACTACTCTCTTGGTACCAACAAAAAGAGGATATACGCATAAAATACCAACAAATTGTCGAGCAATTCGATCCGCCGAATATTACCAAACCAGAATTGATCCTAGAAGCGCCGCCGAAGATCCCGCACTTGCAGGGGGATATTGTAGCTAATGTAAGCTTGTTCGATGAGAACGGTGTCTTTAATTTGAAAGATACAAGCTTGAGTATACCGCTCAATCAACACGTCGCCGTTCTCGGCAACGTGGAGAGTGGAAAGTCGGAACTGGCTATGTTGTTGGCACGACTTATCAAACCAAGTCATGGGAAAATCACTATAGGTGGTCAGGATACTGCGCTTATGCCCGAAGCAATAACAGGCAGACGCATTGCTTACGCCGGTCCTAATGGACATCTGAATAGCTGCTCTATCCATGAAAACTTAGTTTATGGGTTAAACCATATCACCAAGGGAACGCCGGTTTTAGATCTGCACAAAACATTAAACTCTTCTGCAGATGTCAAAACGCATAGTTTGGGCAGTCCAGACTGCTTATGTGAATCCGATTGGATTGATTACTCAGCCGCGGGAGTTGCAGGGCGGGAGGAGTTACATGCGCGCATTTTGGAGGTTTTGAAGGAAGTTCAACTGGACCGTGAAATTTATAAAATCGGTTTACACGAAAAGATAAATCCAATTCATCAGTCTGACATTTCTGACAAGATGATCATTGCTCGCAAAGTCTTGCAGGAGCGGCTGAGTTCGAACGCGAACCTTGCAAAATTTGTCGAACTTTTTGATAAGGACCTTTACAATTTAAACGCAACCGTGGGAGAGAACTTACTTTTTGGCACGCCATTGAACCACCAATTCAAGGCTGAGGGAGCCGCTGAGCAGGAATGTATTAGGGCAGTTTTGGATGATCACGGTCTTACCGACGCTTTTCTCGAGATAGGGAAAAAAATTGCCGAAACAATGATCGAGCTTTTTTCCGATTTGCCACCGGAGCACGAATTTTTTCAAACTTATAGCTTTATTTCTTCAGAGCAATTGCCAAACTTTCAACAGCTAGTAGCCCGAATTGCTGGGGGAAACATAATTGAGGAAAAGGACAGAGTTAAGCTTTTGTCTCTACCGTTTCAGTTAGCTCCAGCCAGACATCGCTTGGGGCTGATAACGAAAGAGCTTCAGGCTAAAATCTTAAGCGCACGGCATGCACTTTTAAATGATATGCCGGCGGAGTTGGCAGAGGGCGTCTCATTTTTTGAAGAAGAACGATTTAATCCCGAAGTTTCAATACAGGAAAATATATTGTTCGGCAAATTAGTCCACGGTTTTGCTGCAGGGGAAGAACAGATTGGAAATGCAATCACAGAGATTATTGATGAGCTTGATCTGCGTGGAGCCGTCATATCGGTGGGGTTGGGTTCGCAAGTTGGGGTTGGGGGGGCTTTACTGTCCGGCGCCCAACGCCAGAAAATCAGCATTGGTCGCTGTATAATTAAGAATCCAGACTTATTGATACTTGATGGAGCTATTGACACCCTAGAAAAGAAATCACAGGAAGAGATAATAGAGAAAATTCTTCTCAGCAGGACTGGACGCGGTATTATCTGGGTAATGAACACACCGCATCGGCTCGACCTTTTTGATCATGTGGTCTTGATGAAAAATGGCAGTATCGTAAGGCAAGGATCACCCGATTCTATGGCTAAGCATGTCAACGCGGAGGGTTCGTAG
- a CDS encoding glycosyltransferase family 4 protein codes for MTRKTVLIVVKGYPRLTETFISQEIRGLERRGLQIELVSLRRPTESITHPIHAEIKAPIRYLPEYIHTELSRAFFGWFKARKLGGYRAAIRVFLQDFARDRTRNRIRRFLQACIVANEVGPNISKIYAHFLHTPASVARYASVMRGLPLSLSAHAVDIWTCPDWELAEKINSAEWTTVCSKVGAAKLRSLAKDPSKVFMFYHGLDLEKFRPRKLHVSKNDGTPSNPPARLISVGRTVPKKGFDVLLEALALMPDNLCWEWTHIGDGPYTKTLKNHAKLLGISDHIHWRGVQNSDKVIKALRQADIFVLPCRRDNDGNQDGLPNVLMEAQSQGLAVVSTNISAIPEFIIHSETGILVPPNDPLALQEGLVSLITSPDLRFKFGKAGEERVRMRFDTEQNLDKLARLLSGSSTEKI; via the coding sequence ATGACTAGGAAAACTGTTCTAATTGTAGTGAAAGGTTATCCACGCCTTACAGAGACTTTTATATCGCAAGAAATTAGGGGCCTAGAGCGCCGCGGATTACAAATTGAGCTGGTTTCTCTCCGACGACCAACAGAATCAATTACGCACCCCATCCATGCTGAGATCAAGGCTCCAATAAGATACTTACCCGAATACATCCATACCGAGCTGAGCCGCGCCTTTTTTGGTTGGTTTAAAGCACGTAAACTAGGCGGCTATAGAGCGGCGATCCGGGTATTCCTGCAGGATTTCGCCCGTGATAGGACGCGGAATCGAATTCGCCGTTTTCTACAAGCTTGTATTGTAGCCAACGAAGTGGGGCCAAATATCAGCAAAATTTACGCTCATTTTCTACATACGCCAGCTTCAGTCGCGCGGTACGCATCAGTTATGCGAGGATTACCACTCTCCCTTTCAGCTCACGCTGTTGATATATGGACATGCCCTGACTGGGAATTGGCCGAAAAAATTAATAGCGCTGAATGGACGACCGTTTGCTCCAAGGTAGGAGCAGCTAAGTTGCGATCGCTCGCAAAAGATCCGTCAAAAGTATTCATGTTTTATCACGGACTTGACCTTGAGAAATTTAGACCCCGTAAATTGCATGTATCAAAAAATGATGGAACCCCATCAAATCCTCCAGCAAGATTAATCTCAGTTGGCCGCACCGTCCCAAAAAAGGGGTTTGATGTTCTTTTGGAAGCATTAGCGTTAATGCCAGATAATCTTTGTTGGGAATGGACACATATTGGCGACGGACCTTACACCAAAACATTGAAGAACCATGCAAAATTGCTTGGTATATCAGATCATATACATTGGCGCGGGGTACAAAACTCTGACAAGGTAATTAAAGCACTCCGACAGGCAGACATTTTTGTTCTTCCTTGTCGACGCGATAATGACGGTAATCAAGACGGACTGCCAAACGTTCTAATGGAGGCTCAGAGCCAGGGCCTAGCAGTTGTTTCAACAAACATTTCGGCTATTCCGGAATTTATTATTCACTCGGAAACGGGTATATTAGTCCCGCCAAACGATCCGTTAGCACTCCAAGAAGGTTTAGTTAGCCTCATAACCTCGCCCGACCTACGTTTCAAATTTGGCAAAGCAGGCGAAGAGCGAGTTAGAATGCGTTTTGATACAGAACAGAACCTCGATAAGCTAGCACGACTTTTATCCGGCAGTTCAACTGAAAAAATTTAA
- a CDS encoding glycosyltransferase, translating to MQHSSNRVLIYSHDTFGLGHLRRSAAIAKALVTNHKDLSVLIISGSPVLAQFSFDQQIKVVSIPCIKKLSSGRYTSHDKRASLDATLKRRTEIIYQTACAFKPNLFIVDKEPLGLGGEIKSTLRRLNSVNIPCVLGLRDVLDDPEKLKWEWQQKNAAIALEHLYSEIWIYGIPEIYEPLSRLDLPKTIHKKIVYTGYLRRTASATAECMPSLNKIKKSIGKNFILVTPGGGGDGANFVDTIMGAYEIDDSIPYPALVILGPLMPRKQQRAFARRSQNIARVTTLTFDKRMENIMSEAVAVVAMGGYNTFCEILSFDKPALVLPRTAPRREQLIRAERAHQLGLISMVDIQTTSQPDSMATALKHLPRQPVPSTQIIPGILDGFTKLNHHAEKLLEPTWPARNSSSLINASG from the coding sequence GTGCAACATTCTTCAAACCGAGTATTAATATACAGTCACGACACGTTCGGTCTTGGACATCTGCGCCGCAGTGCTGCAATAGCCAAAGCCCTTGTTACCAATCATAAGGATTTATCAGTTTTAATAATATCTGGATCGCCAGTTTTGGCACAATTCAGTTTCGACCAACAAATAAAGGTTGTTTCAATACCGTGCATAAAAAAACTTTCCTCCGGGCGATACACATCTCATGATAAAAGAGCCTCTTTAGATGCAACTTTAAAGCGCCGAACTGAAATTATCTATCAAACTGCGTGTGCGTTTAAGCCAAACTTATTCATCGTTGATAAAGAACCCTTGGGGCTAGGAGGTGAGATTAAAAGCACCCTTAGACGACTTAACTCTGTAAATATCCCCTGCGTACTTGGTTTACGCGATGTTCTTGACGATCCTGAAAAACTTAAATGGGAATGGCAGCAAAAGAATGCTGCAATAGCTCTTGAACATCTCTATTCAGAAATATGGATTTACGGAATTCCAGAAATCTATGAGCCGTTATCAAGGCTCGATCTGCCAAAAACAATACACAAAAAAATCGTTTATACGGGCTATCTTCGCCGAACCGCCTCGGCAACGGCGGAATGTATGCCCAGCTTAAATAAAATTAAAAAGTCTATAGGCAAAAACTTTATTCTGGTGACACCTGGCGGTGGTGGTGACGGAGCTAATTTTGTTGATACCATTATGGGAGCGTACGAAATAGATGACTCTATACCATACCCAGCTTTAGTCATTTTGGGCCCGTTAATGCCACGGAAGCAACAACGTGCTTTTGCGCGTAGATCTCAAAATATCGCCCGTGTTACCACTTTAACGTTCGATAAGCGGATGGAAAATATTATGAGCGAAGCCGTGGCAGTCGTAGCAATGGGTGGTTACAATACTTTCTGCGAAATTCTCTCCTTTGACAAACCGGCCTTGGTTTTGCCGCGCACCGCACCGCGCCGAGAACAATTGATTAGAGCTGAGCGTGCTCATCAACTTGGACTCATTTCGATGGTTGACATTCAAACCACCTCTCAACCGGACTCCATGGCCACAGCATTGAAGCACCTGCCACGGCAACCAGTCCCTAGTACGCAAATTATTCCAGGAATTCTAGACGGATTCACCAAATTAAATCACCATGCCGAAAAACTTTTGGAACCAACTTGGCCGGCTAGGAACAGTTCCAGTTTAATTAATGCTTCAGGTTAA
- a CDS encoding outer membrane lipoprotein carrier protein LolA, with protein sequence MLSVRPIRLGKERYSRVLTDLFCLIFALASLHAFTIKLSLAEPSGRPLTISQKAHVSRVLSYLNRITTLQAQFSQTNPDGRVWRGTVSIQRPGNFRFDYDPPVPHTLISNGSWFIHLDRELNESNFLPLDRTPARFLLRKRVTFDDDVELVGFRRSDGLIHLQILNKEHRDMGSVTLTFNEQPLALKQWFVRDEHDNKTLVSLEGTRLGLKLEPSLFEFVEPEQEDQDQ encoded by the coding sequence GTGTTGTCAGTACGGCCAATAAGGTTGGGAAAAGAGAGATACTCGCGAGTTCTCACTGATTTATTTTGTTTAATATTCGCACTGGCAAGCTTGCATGCCTTCACAATAAAACTCTCTCTCGCTGAGCCAAGCGGCCGGCCGCTTACCATAAGTCAAAAAGCTCACGTGAGCCGAGTACTTTCGTATTTGAACCGAATTACAACCCTGCAGGCACAGTTTTCTCAAACCAACCCAGACGGAAGAGTCTGGCGTGGAACAGTCTCAATTCAGCGTCCAGGAAATTTTCGATTTGATTACGATCCGCCAGTTCCGCACACACTGATTTCAAATGGTTCATGGTTCATTCATTTAGACCGAGAGCTCAATGAGAGCAATTTCCTTCCTCTAGACCGCACACCTGCGAGATTTCTTCTTCGCAAAAGAGTAACTTTTGATGATGATGTTGAGCTTGTCGGATTTCGGCGTTCTGATGGTCTTATCCATCTGCAAATTCTTAATAAAGAGCACCGGGATATGGGTTCAGTAACGCTCACGTTTAACGAACAACCTCTTGCCTTGAAACAGTGGTTTGTACGTGATGAGCACGACAATAAAACCCTTGTGTCTTTAGAAGGTACGCGTCTCGGGCTAAAGTTGGAACCTAGTTTGTTTGAATTTGTCGAACCAGAACAGGAAGATCAAGACCAATAA
- a CDS encoding gamma-glutamyl-gamma-aminobutyrate hydrolase family protein: MTKQPIVGITACRIEISGKPAHRVSEKYVDALKRVTDCIPLLIPAFGEVNFSPQIIERLDGLLLTGSASNVEPIRYNGSPSRAGTAHDVYRDGTSLPLIRSAVKSKLPIFAVCRGIQELNVALGGSLHQNIHEVAGRNEHRMNRAANNEERFSVRHPIAIKPNGLLSKLVNGSEREMVNSLHAQAIDELSDQLIVEATSDDGVIEAVSLKSGSSFVLGVQWHPEYPLDKDCEMAVDLFKAFDRAAKEHLSARKDRTKDVDAI; this comes from the coding sequence ATGACAAAGCAACCCATTGTCGGGATTACCGCCTGCAGAATAGAAATAAGCGGCAAACCGGCTCATCGTGTTTCGGAAAAATATGTCGACGCTCTCAAACGTGTGACTGACTGTATACCACTACTAATACCAGCATTCGGAGAGGTAAATTTTTCGCCGCAAATAATAGAACGATTAGACGGTTTATTGCTTACCGGAAGTGCCTCGAATGTGGAGCCAATTCGTTATAATGGATCACCAAGTAGGGCCGGCACCGCACATGATGTATATCGCGACGGCACATCGCTTCCATTAATACGAAGTGCCGTCAAATCAAAACTTCCTATCTTTGCCGTTTGTCGGGGAATACAAGAATTAAATGTGGCGCTTGGCGGAAGCCTACATCAAAATATTCATGAAGTGGCTGGTAGAAATGAGCATAGGATGAATCGCGCAGCCAATAACGAAGAGCGTTTTTCGGTTCGTCATCCGATTGCGATTAAACCGAACGGTCTATTAAGCAAATTAGTAAACGGCTCAGAAAGGGAAATGGTAAACTCCTTGCACGCTCAGGCAATAGATGAGCTTTCGGACCAACTAATTGTAGAAGCCACTAGTGATGATGGCGTTATTGAAGCTGTTAGTCTTAAAAGTGGCAGCAGTTTCGTACTGGGGGTACAGTGGCACCCTGAGTACCCTCTTGACAAGGACTGTGAAATGGCAGTCGATCTTTTCAAAGCATTTGATAGAGCGGCAAAAGAGCACCTAAGTGCCCGCAAAGACAGGACTAAAGATGTTGACGCCATCTAG
- a CDS encoding cyclic nucleotide-binding domain-containing protein → MDTDINEEVSLLRKIPLFENVELAKLKLLAFTSERLIFQPGQVVFKQGELGDAAYLILNGEARVTVEGPSGELELARVREQEIVGEIAILCDAPRIATIIAETELNTLRISKDFFLSLIEEFPKVAIQVIRELARRLQSSNLQLQSIKARRLDG, encoded by the coding sequence ATGGATACGGATATTAATGAAGAGGTTTCTCTACTCAGAAAGATACCGCTATTCGAGAATGTTGAATTGGCTAAACTTAAACTTCTTGCTTTTACTAGTGAAAGATTGATTTTCCAGCCAGGGCAGGTTGTATTCAAACAGGGCGAGCTTGGCGATGCCGCTTACTTAATTCTCAATGGTGAAGCCCGCGTTACTGTTGAAGGGCCGAGCGGTGAACTGGAACTCGCTAGAGTGCGAGAGCAGGAGATTGTGGGAGAAATTGCGATACTGTGTGATGCACCGCGCATAGCTACGATTATTGCGGAGACTGAATTAAACACACTTAGAATCAGTAAAGACTTCTTTCTTAGCCTTATAGAAGAGTTTCCCAAGGTAGCGATTCAAGTTATTCGTGAACTGGCGCGAAGACTACAGTCGTCAAATTTGCAATTGCAGTCTATTAAAGCAAGAAGGCTAGACGGTTAA
- a CDS encoding fumarylacetoacetate hydrolase family protein, with amino-acid sequence MNYSIPLPRPACLNISRSPDLFPVSRIFCVGRNYADHAREMGHDPNREPPFFFTKFADAVFTGDEYPYPVATNDVHPECEMIVALSSGGTNIPDNEALNCVFGYGVGFDITRRDMQQEAKNLSRPWALSKGPDFAAPCSILHPVSEVGHIEKGKLQFTVNGETRQEGNIDQMIWSTAEMIAFLSTMITLKPGDLIMTGTPAGVSAVIKGDHLVGHVDGLSDLELTIT; translated from the coding sequence ATGAATTATTCAATCCCTTTGCCGCGACCGGCATGTCTGAACATATCTCGCAGCCCAGACCTATTCCCAGTCAGCCGGATCTTTTGTGTGGGACGTAATTACGCTGATCATGCCCGTGAAATGGGTCATGATCCAAATCGTGAGCCGCCGTTCTTTTTCACAAAGTTCGCTGATGCAGTTTTCACAGGAGATGAATATCCTTACCCAGTTGCAACAAATGACGTTCATCCAGAATGCGAGATGATAGTTGCTTTATCTTCAGGAGGCACAAATATTCCTGACAATGAAGCACTCAATTGTGTATTCGGTTACGGAGTTGGGTTCGACATTACTCGCCGAGATATGCAACAAGAGGCCAAAAACCTCTCGCGCCCCTGGGCACTCTCGAAAGGGCCGGATTTCGCCGCCCCCTGCAGTATCCTACATCCAGTTTCTGAGGTGGGGCATATCGAGAAGGGCAAACTTCAATTCACAGTTAATGGTGAGACACGCCAAGAAGGAAACATAGATCAGATGATATGGTCGACCGCTGAAATGATAGCTTTTTTGTCAACGATGATCACCCTTAAGCCAGGCGATTTGATCATGACCGGAACACCAGCGGGCGTATCAGCTGTCATCAAGGGAGATCACCTAGTGGGTCATGTTGACGGCCTCTCGGACCTTGAACTAACTATTACTTGA
- a CDS encoding TIGR02466 family protein yields MENIQKQIHSVFATPLLIRKVAALQAINSRLQEIVLAHETVRPRDVGSNIGGWQSDHDLMEWPEEEMQIFQQHLAQAFQEMTSETVDGFPPDMDIIVTGWANIARNGSYTRAHSHDGSLWSAIYYVAVPPPPTERPLSGALSFVDPRSGMRTAPNMQPPFNYRMDIQPEDGMLIVFPGYLLHEVHPFAGDGVRISLSANALLMPDMDLNGG; encoded by the coding sequence ATGGAAAATATTCAAAAACAAATTCACTCAGTATTCGCTACGCCTTTACTCATTCGTAAGGTGGCTGCGCTCCAAGCGATAAATTCCCGATTGCAAGAGATAGTGTTGGCGCACGAAACAGTTCGGCCGCGTGATGTTGGAAGTAACATCGGAGGCTGGCAATCAGACCATGATTTGATGGAATGGCCAGAGGAAGAAATGCAAATTTTTCAGCAACATTTGGCCCAAGCATTTCAGGAAATGACGAGCGAAACGGTCGATGGTTTTCCGCCCGATATGGACATCATCGTTACTGGATGGGCGAATATTGCGCGGAACGGGTCTTATACGAGAGCACACAGCCACGATGGAAGTTTATGGTCTGCCATTTATTATGTCGCTGTTCCACCCCCCCCTACTGAGCGGCCATTAAGTGGAGCATTGTCATTTGTAGACCCTAGGTCCGGAATGCGTACAGCGCCGAATATGCAGCCACCATTTAACTATCGAATGGATATACAACCAGAGGATGGGATGCTTATTGTTTTCCCCGGATATTTGCTTCACGAGGTTCACCCTTTTGCAGGGGATGGCGTCCGAATTTCACTATCTGCAAACGCATTATTAATGCCAGACATGGATTTGAATGGTGGGTAA
- a CDS encoding glycosyltransferase family 4 protein gives MKSPNHPNPSGDRSFARLIVRALKNSGHQVTLASHFRSYDRYGHRWLEIAAKAEYARERAICKLTKTPPDVWFTYHLYHKAPDLIGPALSDYFGIPYVVADASYAAKQTSGPWAPGFAEAKNAILRANKLICFDPLDVDSLRHDLMCGHKLFMMPPFVRQRKITPPMRERARRRLSTALKLPTHIPWVVTVAMMREDIKAESYKLLAQCALKLRDRKWALLIAGDGTVRAKVGGWFEGFDNIRFLGTLFGSSLSELYAAGDFTAWPALKEGCSMALLEAAASGLPVLASKRPGLEQFIKNGANGYLCQEGNPTDFEYYFRLLLNDPHHCKELGAESIHRISKHHNLDTAATKLNWILSQRQVGR, from the coding sequence ATGAAATCACCCAATCACCCAAACCCTTCGGGTGATCGAAGTTTTGCTCGCCTCATCGTGCGTGCACTGAAAAATTCCGGTCATCAAGTAACGCTGGCCTCGCACTTCAGAAGCTATGACCGTTATGGGCATCGGTGGTTGGAAATCGCAGCAAAAGCCGAATATGCCCGGGAACGCGCGATCTGCAAGTTAACGAAAACACCCCCGGATGTTTGGTTTACTTATCACCTTTACCACAAAGCCCCTGATCTGATCGGGCCAGCTTTGTCAGATTATTTTGGCATACCTTACGTGGTGGCCGACGCAAGTTATGCTGCAAAACAAACCAGTGGCCCATGGGCGCCGGGCTTTGCCGAAGCCAAGAACGCAATCCTGCGTGCAAATAAGCTTATATGCTTCGATCCGCTAGATGTTGATAGCCTGCGGCATGACCTAATGTGTGGTCACAAACTTTTTATGATGCCACCATTCGTACGCCAGCGCAAAATAACTCCACCAATGCGCGAAAGAGCAAGACGGCGCCTCTCAACAGCTCTAAAGCTACCTACACATATTCCATGGGTCGTTACAGTCGCTATGATGCGTGAGGACATAAAGGCCGAATCTTATAAATTGCTGGCGCAATGTGCACTGAAACTCCGCGATCGAAAATGGGCCCTACTGATCGCCGGTGACGGGACAGTCCGGGCCAAAGTAGGGGGTTGGTTCGAGGGATTTGATAATATAAGGTTTCTCGGAACTCTATTTGGTTCTTCTCTTTCTGAACTTTACGCGGCGGGAGACTTCACGGCTTGGCCCGCCCTTAAGGAAGGCTGTTCCATGGCACTTTTAGAAGCGGCGGCGTCGGGCTTACCTGTTCTTGCCAGCAAAAGACCCGGCTTAGAGCAATTTATCAAAAATGGTGCGAATGGTTATTTGTGCCAAGAGGGGAACCCGACAGATTTCGAATACTATTTTCGATTATTACTCAACGACCCGCACCATTGCAAAGAACTCGGTGCAGAATCCATACACCGGATTTCAAAGCATCATAACCTTGATACGGCTGCCACAAAATTAAATTGGATTCTTAGCCAACGTCAAGTAGGGCGGTAA
- a CDS encoding histidine phosphatase family protein, producing MTILALVRHGLTSWNENKLVQGRSDIPLSKKGRMQVGNWRVPDEVKDFFIVSSPLIRAKETARALFGKSIPTDDRLVEMNWSEWEGRSLNELRSELGNLMEAWEAKGLDFRAPGGESPREVQQRLKPFMRERAKTKKNTLAVCHKGVIRAVYALSINWDMTSKPPQKLKDDCVHLFELAKDGTPSVQQLDLPMIQDL from the coding sequence ATGACAATTCTAGCTTTAGTGCGGCACGGCTTAACGAGTTGGAACGAGAACAAATTAGTACAAGGCCGCAGCGATATCCCGTTGAGCAAAAAAGGCAGAATGCAAGTAGGTAATTGGCGTGTGCCTGACGAAGTTAAGGATTTTTTTATAGTATCAAGCCCGCTTATCCGGGCAAAAGAAACGGCAAGGGCTCTTTTTGGGAAGAGCATACCCACAGACGATCGGTTAGTCGAAATGAACTGGTCCGAGTGGGAAGGCAGATCGTTAAATGAGCTTCGCTCTGAGCTTGGAAACCTAATGGAAGCATGGGAGGCAAAAGGATTAGATTTCAGAGCGCCTGGTGGAGAGAGCCCCCGGGAAGTGCAACAACGATTAAAACCATTCATGCGTGAGAGAGCTAAAACAAAGAAAAACACGCTCGCAGTCTGTCACAAAGGGGTAATCCGCGCCGTCTACGCTCTTTCAATAAACTGGGACATGACAAGTAAACCTCCCCAGAAGTTGAAAGACGACTGTGTCCATCTCTTTGAGCTTGCGAAAGATGGTACACCAAGCGTCCAACAGTTAGATCTGCCCATGATTCAAGACCTCTAG